In the genome of Ignavibacteriales bacterium, one region contains:
- a CDS encoding DNA integrity scanning protein DisA nucleotide-binding domain protein, which produces MSGSIFSFLGNIRFADVIDVIIVTCFLYIVLTWLKRSASKRIIAAFSAFIVIYVASSLFNLYLTEIVIRTIIVLVILASLIVFQSDIRRMVDLVGDWILLRRIPGIKPSTPTIDTIIQAVSKMADKKIGALIAIKGREPWDRPVTGGIPLEGLISQPLLFSIFNTSSPGHDGAVLIEGDKIVKYGAHLSLSTNLSNIDGGTRHAAALGLSEQCDAMIIVVSEERGTISIANGGKISVVRSSSELKNRLDSFLSNTNEPNKNSRSTWFIKRRILRAAASFAIAVTLWFLFAYQSDVVYRSFVVPIQFRNLHSNLVMKEPVPLETRITLAASEQSFRAFDPNSILISIDLENKKKGTSSFIITENNLNLPSNISLFNVEPSALKIQLQELVEVTLQIEVKTTGLLPGKLKLVSISPEPSKVKMLIPQSEIPSTKKIFTQPVDLNLVNASVMVPGRLNIPPGFRLSDGESDAIVIDVKVK; this is translated from the coding sequence ATGTCCGGTTCAATATTTTCTTTTTTAGGTAACATAAGATTCGCAGATGTTATCGATGTAATAATCGTTACCTGCTTTCTTTACATTGTACTAACCTGGCTTAAAAGAAGTGCTTCAAAAAGAATTATCGCCGCCTTCTCAGCATTCATTGTAATTTATGTTGCGTCATCTCTTTTCAATTTGTACCTGACAGAAATCGTTATACGGACAATAATAGTCCTGGTTATTCTTGCGTCGCTCATTGTCTTTCAATCTGATATAAGAAGAATGGTTGACCTTGTCGGCGATTGGATTTTATTAAGAAGAATTCCCGGCATAAAACCATCAACACCTACTATCGACACTATAATTCAGGCAGTCTCTAAAATGGCTGATAAAAAAATCGGTGCGCTGATAGCAATTAAAGGAAGAGAACCATGGGACAGACCTGTGACAGGCGGCATTCCGTTAGAAGGCTTGATCAGTCAACCGTTATTGTTCAGCATTTTTAACACAAGTTCGCCGGGACACGACGGCGCGGTTTTAATTGAAGGCGATAAGATAGTTAAATACGGGGCACATCTTTCTTTATCAACAAACCTCTCCAACATTGATGGCGGAACAAGACACGCAGCAGCTTTAGGTTTATCAGAACAATGTGATGCGATGATCATTGTTGTCTCAGAGGAAAGAGGAACGATAAGCATTGCTAACGGTGGAAAAATTTCTGTTGTAAGATCGTCAAGTGAATTAAAGAACAGGCTGGACTCATTCCTTAGTAATACAAATGAACCGAATAAAAATTCAAGATCAACGTGGTTTATAAAAAGAAGAATACTCAGAGCAGCCGCATCATTTGCTATTGCGGTGACGCTGTGGTTTTTATTCGCGTACCAGTCCGATGTTGTTTACAGATCATTTGTTGTTCCGATTCAATTCAGGAATCTTCATTCAAACTTAGTAATGAAAGAACCCGTTCCGCTTGAAACGCGTATTACGCTTGCAGCATCGGAGCAGTCATTTCGCGCGTTTGATCCTAATTCAATTTTGATTTCAATCGATCTTGAGAATAAGAAAAAAGGAACATCATCATTTATCATAACAGAAAACAATCTTAACCTTCCTTCAAATATTAGTTTGTTTAATGTTGAACCATCGGCTCTGAAAATTCAATTGCAGGAATTAGTAGAAGTAACTTTACAGATTGAAGTGAAAACTACCGGACTTCTTCCCGGTAAATTGAAGCTTGTTTCAATTTCACCGGAACCATCTAAAGTAAAAATGTTGATTCCTCAGAGCGAAATTCCATCAACAAAAAAAATATTTACACAGCCTGTTGATCTGAATCTTGTTAACGCTTCTGTGATGGTTCCCGGAAGACTCAATATTCCTCCGGGTTTCAGATTGTCTGATGGTGAGAGCGATGCTATTGTAATTGATGTTAAAGTGAAGTAA
- a CDS encoding M6 family metalloprotease domain-containing protein — MRPFILFSFILIICNTAIAIIPPKHGVTPPPAFFEFHNKVRDSYQSGYYAEKFEYRKELREKISMGLLTDAVLADDTVNALTLMGQYTNLAGFFSQQQMQNNLFDGPNPTGTITDYYTEVSYNQLLFTGDCKGWYDMPHTLEYYEGGNSGLGANGGPRFVLDLIQAADPSLNFADYIQYYDGQGKPHIGFVAVIHSGADAAAGAFNIWSHRWTFGVITNGQPYITNDIDPISGQAVIIDGDYAIQPERSGSNNNGGSITTIGVFTHEFGHIFGLPDLYDTDNSSEGLGNWCLMAGGTYGGNGSSSHTPVHMSAWCKVELGWATPTNITTAMDNLSVINVEQNPVIYKMWKNGLSTTQYFLVENRQKTGFDINLYDSGFLIYHVDETRQGNTNEDHYLVDLEQADGMRHLNHGQGRGDAGDPFPGSSNNLNFDMVSNPNSKDYNLANTYVSVRNIQRDGANMIADFDIGTQPFIALDSIFISETNIENGRLEAGETGTVSFKLSNLNPVNSSNTTIRFFIDAPDIQVNQNEFSSSLSGLTTQTFSINSAITVMQNFRSREINLRYEVEGENNSIVDSVYITIGIPPLLILSKADIKSLSSYYKSSLLELNNYYEEVYLTQPAFLSQRSAIIIISGKSEVDLFTQSEIDSLTNYINNGGKVFFSGQNIAEYLQSNYPDFLNSVIGITWLQNISPLVKRAYGINGDILGTQLSEIKFNGTEGANNQTRADVIQSNGVFNLSLTYNSNGTNPAGGWITNQIGGKIFFLGFGFEAINNNESTISRTQFLYTILNWFGVPTNVDDNKSLPVSDYTLFQNYPNPFNPTTKISFTLPETNIVSLKVYNILGEQISLISNQERAAGMHSVEFDARSLSSGIYFYRLEAGSFVETKKMLLIK; from the coding sequence ATGAGACCATTTATACTTTTTTCTTTCATACTTATAATTTGTAATACTGCTATTGCGATTATCCCGCCTAAACACGGCGTAACCCCGCCGCCTGCATTCTTTGAATTTCATAATAAGGTCAGGGATAGTTATCAATCAGGTTACTATGCGGAAAAATTTGAATACAGGAAGGAACTAAGAGAAAAAATATCGATGGGATTATTAACCGATGCTGTACTGGCTGATGATACGGTTAATGCACTAACACTTATGGGACAGTACACAAATCTTGCCGGATTTTTTTCGCAGCAGCAGATGCAAAATAATCTGTTCGACGGACCAAACCCTACGGGTACAATTACAGACTATTACACCGAGGTATCCTACAATCAACTATTATTTACGGGAGACTGTAAAGGCTGGTATGATATGCCCCACACTCTGGAATATTACGAAGGCGGAAACAGCGGACTTGGTGCAAACGGAGGTCCCAGGTTTGTGCTTGATCTGATTCAGGCTGCTGATCCTTCTCTTAACTTTGCTGATTATATCCAATATTATGACGGTCAGGGGAAACCACATATCGGGTTTGTTGCCGTTATTCACTCAGGCGCTGATGCAGCAGCAGGTGCATTTAACATCTGGTCACATCGCTGGACTTTTGGCGTAATTACAAACGGACAGCCATATATAACAAATGATATCGATCCTATATCCGGTCAAGCTGTAATTATTGATGGCGATTACGCGATACAACCCGAGCGCAGCGGTTCAAATAACAACGGTGGTTCTATAACAACTATAGGAGTTTTCACTCATGAGTTTGGTCATATCTTTGGATTACCGGATTTGTACGATACCGATAATTCATCAGAAGGATTAGGTAACTGGTGTCTGATGGCTGGTGGTACTTACGGCGGTAACGGATCTAGTTCACATACACCTGTTCATATGAGTGCATGGTGTAAAGTTGAACTTGGGTGGGCAACACCAACAAATATTACCACAGCAATGGATAACCTCTCGGTTATTAATGTCGAACAGAACCCCGTCATATACAAAATGTGGAAGAACGGATTAAGCACAACACAATATTTTTTAGTGGAGAACAGACAAAAAACCGGATTTGATATTAATCTTTATGATTCAGGCTTCCTGATATATCATGTTGATGAAACAAGACAAGGAAATACCAATGAAGATCATTACCTGGTTGACTTAGAACAGGCTGATGGAATGAGGCACCTGAATCATGGACAAGGGAGAGGAGATGCTGGTGATCCATTCCCGGGCTCAAGCAATAATCTCAACTTTGATATGGTAAGTAACCCAAATAGTAAAGATTACAATCTTGCGAATACCTATGTAAGTGTAAGAAACATTCAAAGAGACGGTGCTAACATGATTGCTGACTTTGATATTGGTACTCAGCCATTCATAGCGCTCGATTCTATTTTTATTTCAGAAACTAATATTGAAAACGGAAGGCTGGAAGCAGGAGAAACAGGCACAGTAAGCTTTAAACTTTCTAATCTAAATCCGGTGAATTCATCAAATACGACGATAAGATTTTTCATTGATGCACCCGATATTCAGGTCAATCAAAATGAATTTTCATCTTCACTAAGCGGCTTGACAACTCAAACGTTTTCAATTAATTCTGCAATCACTGTTATGCAAAATTTTCGGAGCAGGGAAATAAACTTACGTTATGAAGTTGAAGGTGAAAACAACTCAATAGTTGATAGCGTTTACATTACAATCGGTATTCCGCCATTACTTATCTTATCAAAAGCTGACATCAAATCACTAAGCAGTTATTATAAAAGCTCCTTACTTGAGCTAAATAATTATTATGAAGAGGTATATCTGACACAACCAGCATTTTTGTCACAACGCTCTGCTATAATAATTATATCCGGCAAATCCGAGGTTGATTTGTTTACGCAATCAGAAATCGACTCCCTTACAAATTATATCAACAATGGCGGAAAAGTATTTTTCTCGGGTCAAAATATCGCCGAGTATCTTCAATCAAATTATCCGGATTTTTTAAATTCCGTAATAGGTATTACCTGGCTGCAAAATATAAGTCCGCTTGTTAAAAGAGCTTATGGCATAAACGGGGACATTTTAGGAACTCAATTAAGTGAAATAAAATTCAATGGAACAGAAGGCGCCAACAACCAGACAAGAGCTGATGTCATCCAGTCAAATGGAGTTTTTAATTTATCTTTGACTTACAATTCCAACGGAACCAATCCAGCAGGCGGGTGGATTACAAATCAAATTGGTGGAAAGATTTTCTTCCTTGGTTTTGGATTTGAAGCGATTAACAATAATGAATCTACTATTTCAAGAACTCAATTTCTATATACCATCCTTAACTGGTTTGGCGTTCCAACTAATGTGGATGATAATAAATCTCTTCCTGTTAGTGATTATACCCTCTTCCAAAACTACCCGAACCCATTCAATCCCACTACAAAGATCAGCTTCACTCTTCCGGAAACGAATATTGTTTCACTTAAAGTCTATAATATTCTTGGTGAACAAATTTCTTTGATCAGCAACCAGGAGCGAGCTGCAGGAATGCATTCTGTTGAGTTTGATGCACGCAGTTTATCTAGTGGAATATATTTTTACAGACTTGAAGCAGGCAGTTTTGTTGAAACGAAAAAGATGCTGCTGATAAAATAA
- a CDS encoding AEC family transporter has protein sequence MENLIFITSLVAPVFLIVALGYFLRKIKLIDENFVKRSSAVVFNVSLPALIFKEIALLDISQIFNFSIITFVYSGTLFVFAFSWLVSVPLVKVLRDRTVFIQGAFRGNFAIIGLAIIANLFGQGILGKAALVLAFTIPLYNLLSVIALTVPLRKERSSGNSDLLKKVVTNPLILAVICSTPFSYFNIAIHPVLLSTVDYLADLSIPLALIGIGGFMSFNEARNGLNLTMISSFIKLVLTPLIVTYAAYLLGFRGTDLGIIFILFGCPTAIASFIMAEAMGSNGKLAANILLVTTLGSVVTMTLGLFVLKETGLI, from the coding sequence ATGGAAAATCTGATTTTCATAACCAGTCTTGTAGCGCCTGTCTTTTTAATTGTCGCTCTCGGTTATTTTTTACGAAAAATAAAATTGATTGATGAAAATTTTGTAAAGCGATCATCGGCTGTTGTATTTAATGTATCATTACCCGCATTAATTTTTAAGGAGATCGCTCTGCTGGATATCAGTCAGATATTTAATTTTTCGATTATCACTTTTGTTTATTCGGGTACACTTTTCGTTTTTGCATTCAGCTGGCTGGTATCTGTTCCACTTGTAAAAGTCTTAAGGGATCGTACAGTATTTATTCAGGGCGCATTCCGTGGAAACTTTGCGATTATAGGTCTTGCGATTATCGCGAATCTGTTTGGACAGGGGATACTTGGTAAAGCCGCACTGGTGCTTGCGTTCACAATTCCACTATATAATTTATTGTCTGTTATTGCATTAACTGTTCCTTTAAGAAAAGAGAGAAGTTCCGGCAATTCCGATCTTCTTAAAAAAGTTGTTACCAATCCATTAATCCTTGCAGTAATTTGTTCAACACCATTTTCATACTTTAACATTGCAATACATCCTGTTCTATTAAGTACTGTAGATTATCTTGCTGATCTGTCAATACCTCTGGCACTTATTGGTATTGGCGGATTTATGAGTTTTAACGAAGCAAGGAACGGACTTAATCTTACTATGATTTCCTCATTTATTAAACTTGTGCTGACTCCGTTGATAGTAACATACGCGGCTTATTTACTTGGATTCAGGGGGACGGACCTTGGAATTATTTTTATCTTATTCGGATGTCCTACAGCAATTGCAAGTTTTATAATGGCTGAAGCGATGGGATCTAATGGTAAATTAGCCGCAAATATTCTTTTAGTCACAACACTCGGTTCCGTTGTTACAATGACGTTAGGATTATTTGTACTTAAAGAAACCGGTTTGATTTAG
- the ychF gene encoding redox-regulated ATPase YchF: MQIGIVGLPYCGKSTLFQTITKTHFDASTQTKSESHQAVVKVPDKRLDMMTSMFNPKKTVHATIEFVDVVGLQKGDTGSTQFTSNFLSKVKTNDALIQVVRLFNNETVPHPEGSIDLKRDLYSFEAEFILSDLAIVEKRLENIRKQIQKSQDENLKRELPVLEKCNEILQSEKPLREGTFSKDELMVLKTYQLLSIKPMLIALNLDETQISDAEKYLSQVPITGKNSKALFFFGKIESEMAELGSDDATVFMSEYGIKESALDTIIREAYDLLGLQSFLTVGEDECRAWTIKKGMNAQESAGEIHSDFYNKFIRAEVVGYDDFINCGTFAKAKEQGLWRLEGKEYVVKDGDIISIRHS, from the coding sequence ATGCAAATAGGAATTGTTGGACTGCCGTACTGCGGTAAATCAACTTTATTTCAGACAATAACTAAAACACATTTTGATGCTTCCACTCAAACCAAAAGCGAATCGCATCAGGCTGTAGTAAAAGTACCTGACAAAAGATTGGATATGATGACATCAATGTTCAATCCTAAAAAAACTGTTCACGCAACAATTGAGTTTGTTGATGTTGTCGGCTTACAGAAAGGCGATACCGGCTCGACTCAGTTCACCAGCAACTTTTTATCAAAAGTAAAAACCAATGATGCATTGATCCAGGTCGTACGGTTATTTAATAATGAAACCGTTCCTCATCCGGAAGGTTCAATTGATCTGAAGCGAGATTTATATTCTTTTGAGGCTGAATTTATTTTATCCGATTTGGCAATTGTTGAAAAAAGACTTGAAAATATCCGTAAGCAAATTCAAAAATCTCAGGATGAAAATCTGAAAAGAGAATTACCTGTTCTTGAAAAGTGTAATGAAATACTTCAAAGTGAAAAACCATTGCGCGAAGGTACCTTTAGCAAAGATGAATTGATGGTTTTAAAAACATACCAGCTGCTTTCAATAAAGCCTATGCTGATAGCTTTAAATCTTGATGAAACTCAGATAAGTGATGCTGAAAAATATTTATCACAAGTTCCCATAACCGGAAAAAATTCAAAAGCACTTTTCTTCTTTGGAAAAATTGAAAGCGAAATGGCTGAACTTGGCAGTGATGATGCGACAGTATTTATGAGTGAATACGGAATTAAGGAATCCGCACTCGATACCATAATCAGAGAAGCATACGATCTGCTTGGGTTGCAATCTTTCTTGACCGTTGGTGAAGATGAATGCCGTGCATGGACGATTAAAAAAGGAATGAATGCACAGGAATCAGCGGGAGAAATTCACTCAGATTTTTATAACAAATTTATACGTGCTGAAGTTGTCGGATATGATGACTTCATTAATTGCGGAACTTTTGCCAAAGCTAAAGAGCAAGGATTATGGAGATTAGAAGGTAAAGAATATGTTGTTAAGGATGGAGATATTATTTCAATCAGGCACAGCTAA
- a CDS encoding T9SS type A sorting domain-containing protein: MGTIVRTTALAFLMIFQINTLAEVNTTGSAVDNNGNIVVIGYCLGNVRIAGQEYTITQPSVYILKLDPNGEMIWVKFANSNGSVKANAVAVDSSGNIYITGEFSGTANFDTYSLTAPTTDAFIAKYNHAGEVSWVKHGASPGTARGNDIFIKSNLVFVCGFAETITFDSLSTPGGGFVIIYNSNGSIINLYTTRDYAYKFTVDKDSSLILYTGELISQSYWPSLSKYLFSGENLWIEYINAHHDQTLCTDTSDNIFSVSGFINNPLFFKKFDSSGNLINSVGFGPGGSGKDMILHSQNDLILCGLYTNTFSFGNTTIQSVGLKDFFIAMIDTSFNPIWTKHGGGSYDDELINISLTNDGNIICNGNFTGAVTVDTIQITGGISATDKWVGITKFDPDGNLIWLKKIVEQFTPPSTANWFPLEVGNKFQYFKIYNSYSSVGYGDYSIKLFQVTDSVRINNKKYFSVDGFYWFSTGTKIRYEQESQQIFVLYNNQEYLFMDFSKVPGEVFSQIQYNGSFRNTSILTTNLFILDDSVSTKGFYNIVRVGGGGWPPMPYADIATWCYFAPEVGWVFQDEESYISTFPTTDLFIIEYLINKDGQPIHKKHTESATLNFNPVLFIPYGDSLHQNFVVLHPFSKQNVPASHGYFSYMNAYLQSFYFNGSDTLWNPEFQIQQTTEKDFTLNYQFDTTKYNEDYHLYYRIAAVDKGIVADTFYSPPTGFYKLFWRDSTTSVNQLSPDVFDYSLSQNYPNPFNPSTKISFSLPGREFVTLKVFDILGKEITTLVNEELDAGKYEVDFDGSDLSSGIYIYQFKSGVYFSTKKMLLIK, translated from the coding sequence ATGGGCACAATAGTCAGAACTACTGCATTAGCCTTTCTAATGATTTTCCAGATTAACACCTTAGCTGAAGTTAACACAACGGGATCTGCTGTTGATAATAACGGCAACATAGTTGTGATCGGTTATTGTCTTGGCAATGTTAGAATTGCCGGTCAGGAATATACAATAACTCAACCCTCCGTTTATATTTTAAAGTTAGATCCGAACGGTGAAATGATTTGGGTTAAGTTTGCAAACAGCAACGGCTCAGTTAAAGCCAATGCAGTTGCTGTGGATAGCTCCGGGAATATTTATATTACCGGTGAATTTTCAGGCACTGCTAATTTTGACACTTACTCTCTTACAGCCCCAACAACTGATGCCTTTATAGCAAAATACAATCATGCAGGAGAAGTAAGCTGGGTAAAACACGGAGCTTCTCCAGGTACAGCAAGAGGAAATGATATTTTTATTAAGAGTAATTTAGTTTTTGTTTGCGGGTTTGCTGAAACAATTACTTTTGATTCCCTTTCCACACCCGGTGGAGGATTTGTTATAATATATAATTCAAACGGCAGCATTATTAATCTTTATACTACAAGAGATTATGCCTATAAATTTACTGTAGATAAAGATAGTAGTCTTATTCTTTACACCGGTGAACTAATTAGTCAAAGTTATTGGCCTTCGCTTTCAAAATATCTTTTTTCCGGTGAAAATTTATGGATAGAATATATTAATGCTCATCATGATCAAACTTTGTGCACTGATACCAGTGATAACATTTTTTCAGTCAGTGGTTTTATTAATAATCCTTTATTTTTTAAAAAATTTGATTCGAGTGGAAATTTAATAAACTCAGTAGGTTTTGGTCCCGGTGGTTCAGGGAAAGATATGATTCTTCATTCTCAAAACGATTTGATTTTGTGTGGATTATATACTAACACTTTTAGTTTTGGAAATACTACAATACAAAGTGTTGGTCTAAAAGATTTCTTTATTGCAATGATTGATACAAGTTTTAATCCTATATGGACTAAACATGGTGGCGGATCTTATGACGATGAGTTGATTAACATATCCCTGACTAATGATGGTAATATTATTTGCAATGGAAATTTTACAGGTGCAGTCACAGTTGATACAATTCAAATAACCGGGGGTATTTCTGCTACGGATAAATGGGTTGGTATTACAAAATTTGATCCGGATGGAAATCTTATCTGGCTAAAAAAAATAGTTGAACAATTCACCCCACCTTCAACAGCAAATTGGTTTCCTTTAGAAGTAGGGAATAAGTTTCAGTACTTTAAGATATATAACAGTTATTCAAGTGTTGGATATGGCGATTACTCGATAAAATTGTTTCAGGTAACTGATTCAGTGCGTATTAATAATAAAAAATACTTTTCTGTAGATGGATTTTATTGGTTCAGTACCGGAACAAAAATAAGGTATGAGCAAGAATCGCAACAAATATTTGTACTTTATAATAATCAGGAATATCTATTCATGGATTTCTCGAAAGTACCCGGAGAAGTTTTCTCACAGATTCAGTATAATGGCTCATTCCGAAATACTAGTATATTAACTACAAATCTTTTTATTCTGGATGATTCAGTATCAACAAAAGGATTCTATAACATCGTCCGGGTTGGTGGTGGTGGTTGGCCTCCTATGCCTTATGCGGATATAGCGACCTGGTGTTATTTCGCACCAGAAGTAGGATGGGTTTTCCAGGATGAAGAATCTTACATATCAACATTTCCAACTACTGATTTATTTATAATTGAATATTTAATTAATAAAGATGGACAGCCCATTCATAAAAAACATACAGAATCCGCTACATTAAATTTTAATCCTGTTCTCTTTATCCCCTATGGGGATTCTTTACATCAAAATTTTGTAGTACTTCATCCGTTTTCAAAGCAAAATGTTCCTGCGAGTCATGGTTACTTTTCATATATGAATGCTTATCTCCAATCATTTTATTTTAATGGCTCTGATACTTTATGGAATCCTGAATTTCAAATTCAACAGACAACAGAAAAAGATTTTACATTAAACTACCAGTTCGACACCACGAAGTACAACGAGGATTATCACCTTTACTACCGTATCGCTGCTGTGGATAAAGGTATTGTTGCTGATACTTTCTATTCACCTCCAACTGGTTTTTATAAATTATTCTGGAGAGACAGTACTACTTCTGTTAATCAGCTAAGCCCTGATGTGTTTGATTATTCTCTTTCGCAGAATTATCCTAATCCCTTTAACCCAAGTACCAAGATTAGTTTCTCATTACCTGGAAGAGAGTTTGTTACTCTTAAAGTGTTTGATATTCTTGGTAAAGAGATTACCACACTCGTTAATGAAGAACTTGACGCTGGTAAATATGAAGTGGATTTTGATGGTTCTGATCTTTCAAGTGGCATATACATTTATCAATTTAAATCAGGAGTCTACTTTAGCACAAAGAAAATGCTCCTCATAAAATAG
- the tnpA gene encoding IS200/IS605 family transposase: MGQSLVKNYLHIVFSTKHRQPMIKESIEDELFAYLGGICKEMECQPIKVGGYVDHVHILCMLSKKIPLMKLLEEVKAHSSKWVKTKDDSLKNFYWQNGYGAFSVNPSQVDRVVAYIANQKTHHRRKTFQEEYRIFLKKYNVEFDERYVWD; this comes from the coding sequence ATGGGACAATCATTAGTAAAAAATTATCTGCACATTGTATTCAGCACAAAACACCGCCAGCCAATGATTAAGGAATCTATTGAAGATGAATTATTCGCATATCTCGGCGGCATTTGCAAGGAGATGGAATGTCAACCAATAAAAGTAGGGGGTTATGTTGATCATGTTCATATTCTTTGTATGCTGTCAAAAAAAATTCCCTTAATGAAATTGCTGGAAGAAGTAAAAGCTCATTCATCAAAATGGGTCAAGACGAAAGATGATTCATTAAAGAATTTTTATTGGCAGAATGGATATGGCGCTTTTTCTGTTAATCCATCTCAGGTTGATAGGGTAGTTGCTTACATTGCAAATCAGAAAACACATCACAGAAGAAAAACATTCCAGGAGGAATACAGAATATTTCTGAAAAAATATAATGTTGAATTTGATGAACGGTATGTCTGGGATTAG